The following nucleotide sequence is from Nothobranchius furzeri strain GRZ-AD chromosome 6, NfurGRZ-RIMD1, whole genome shotgun sequence.
ATTAGAGATGTTTGTTAATAATCATACTTACTACAAATATGTTCTCCCAGATCAGATATTTTTGGGATGTTGTTTTGCTATAAAATCTGTAATAGTAAATGAGTGATTTTCTCTGATCAAACCACTGATTTCCAAGTTTAAAGTAGATCTGGATGATCCAGTTTGACTTTTTTATTGTTCTGATCTGACCTAATGTTTGGTCTGCATTATGAAATGTCTTTTTAACACAGATCCCCTAAACAAATGTAGCATAATACTCCATAAAAGAAGGAGAACACTCACTGGCAGCCTGATGCTCTGGACAGTCCTTCTGAAAATGTTCCACGGAGCCACAAACACGACAGCATCCTCCTGCGAACACAAATCCTCCACTTATCAGATCCAAAAGAGTCTGGCAGGAACCAAAGGTTTCATAAACTACAGCTGATAAACAAGTGTTCACAGAGAGGCCAGAGATATGACAGAGTACAGCTAAATTAAGACTAAAAACACATGAAAATAAACAGCTGCATTTAGGTTTGTTTCTGATATTAAACTAATCCAAGCAGCAGATTAGAAACAGAGATATCATGTCAAACATGGGATAATCCATGTGCATACATTTCCCTGAAAAGCATCAACAGAGTGCCtgtataagtaaaaaaaaaaagggtagGTAAACAATAAATTTATcacaaaaataaatatttgagaaATATTTGttactctttgtgtgtgtgtgtgtgtacagcattTTGGTTTGTCCTCTGTTCCATGAAAAGTGCTTTTTAAATAAAGCTGTTGATGATGAGAAATAAATGAAATGTCAGATAAAAAAATTATAcagatataaaaacaaataaaaaataagttAAAAACCTTAGATCCAAGTTTAGATCATCTTTATGACATAATGTTTACAAGAGAACATGAAAAACACCGTGGTCTCTAACAGTGTGTACCATTGTGTGTAATGCCCAGATCACACTAATTCCTCGTCctgagtagcctggcaagccagactaaataaccgaactagaccaaattcttgctttgcaaagcaagaatttggtctagttcactaggctacgtcCTGAGCAGAATCGTGAAAAAAAACGGTCAGCGTGAGGGTGATTTGCATATATGTGCACCATGCTGTGAACGTACAGTGTGACCCGCTCTGCGACAGCTTTTTGAGCTGTCTAACAACCAAATCAGCCTCTGAGTCTACAAGCACTGCTTGAAATCCTACGATTCCtgtctgcaatcgaccaatgaaaacacacctttaggatgccgcagcagcaagactctgcctctctgaatgtCGGTTTCAATTTATGTGTAAAatgcagattataaactacacaccagtttttatttctgttaatagCCCAAATTAAACAGAAGTTATACTTAAAATAATTAAACTACCTTTTTTAGACCATCAGCTGAATTGGGAAAACCTTGATTCTGTGATCTGCGAGAACTGAGAGGAGATGAGCTCCcagacattaaaaaaaaacaaaaaaaacactaaaacacgAGAACCCTTTGCTGTTGGTGAAAATCTCACATATTCAACCGATAAAGATGGTTCAGTTGCGTTATGCTGCAGGGGGACAGAGGAAGCTCTGAGACAGCAGGTGTGAGCTGTCACATGGAGACAGAATTCACAACAAAAGTTATATTGCAGCGATCTGTGACAGATTGTTTTTTTTCctctgtagtttagtgggttCTTGTGTATAAAAGAGGAGAAGGACGAATGACCAGCTGACAGCTCTGCTGTTTAGCTGGAAGACGGGAAAAGGAGACCCGCAGTGGGAGTTTGACGCCAAAGCGAGGGTTTTAAAAACAATgcttcctctttgaggaagatgagttGGGTCATGAACTGGcactaaaataaatgtttttattttttcagttttgGTTAGCGGTCTGTTTAGTGACATATGCTTTGGGAGGTGCGCTCATGATTacagctgggcaataaatcgaaaatttattgttatcgaaatttcagactcttatcgagataatttttcccatgtcaataaatttgataatgaaaaaaaaaaaaaagaaaagatgtgtgtaggttggcaacgttcgtgtccctttaagaagtggtaccaccttgagtcacgtaaaaatgtactcaatgcaagcccccataattcgagtctggatatgaagcaaaacaggaagtgagaaaaattgcagttccaccctcatccgctgggggctggtgtcagaaacgagcaactcctcattgactcccatgttaaaaatacctatttcacagcagaaacaaacatgtttgCAGCCGGTTTcctaaacatgttttaggtttaatagatttagtttacactcatgacaactaggtaggtagctaggtagctacctctgttagcttagctcccacctctgcgttagcgttgggttagcttgtagctacatcgcttcagttcgacgggtgtcgtcatttgatcccagccttacagccccaccctcagctccacctcttttcccttttttgaaattgtctgggcttgacgtgacacggtcaaaatggcggtggtggccacctcccattttggcacaaaaacttataattggagcctatggacacgaattgtccagtatatatgtcgatgactcAATGCAATAGATTTGACagcaccatctagtggacaactgctgtttctgcgcatacctgtagttatcgtccgtttatcattatcgagatgaaatcctcattatatcgtgatattaattttaggccctatcgcccagccctactcatgATGCAGCATGTCCTGCTGGAGAGAGACGTTGTGTAGTCTGACTCTCTGAAATGTTGCACCGTACAGTGCCACCTTTCTGGAGTTCTCCCAGTGTGACATGAAAAAACCTCTGCGACGGCCAAAAATCACACAGTGTGATCCAGGCTTAAGTTACAGGTATACTTtagatgtatgtatgtgtgtgtgtgtgtgtgtgtgtgtgcgtgtgtgtgtataccttGTGCATAGAGTCCTTTGGGATTGTCAGGACAAGATCGGGACAGGTGTCCAGTTTGACTGCAGATGAAACACTTGGCATATGGGAACTCACCTGAGGAGGACATGATGATTACAGCAGCACTAAAAACAAAAAAGTCtccctcacacaaacacacacatggctGAGCCTCACCCATAGCTGGGTCCACTTTGGCTTTACACTTCTGGATTTCATGCTCCGTAGAGCCACAGCGGTAACAGATACCTCGGCCCATCTCGTGGTCCCGGTCGGCTTCAGGACAGTTGGCCAATCCGTGACCGGGCTTCCTACAGTTAAAGCATAACTGAGGAGAGAgaaaacttcttattttatgttatAATGGAAGAAGAGACTTCTTAAAATAATAAGGTCAAAATCGAGTAGCATTTGCTTGCATCTACTAGTTTTCTCAATGCTCCAGTGAGCAGAGAACTTTTATCAGAGTTACGAAGCCTCACCTGCAACCCTAGATACCTCATCAGGTGATTTGTCAGATTTGTTACCATGCATTTAGTAAACAAATAATACATGTTTCTGCCCATCTGTAAAATTGGGGAAACCAGTGCGAAGGATTAACGCTGTGCTGCAGCCTCTTAAATCAAAATCACTTGTCATGTGACGTTCACGTACGAACAGTGTTTCAAATGGTTCTTTAATGTGAACGACGAGATCCGAGTCCTTGTAGGAAAATGTTCATTTTATTATTGTCATCTTAACGTCACTCTTTGCAACTACCTGTGTGCAGTCTGCCTGAAATTTATTAGAAGGACAAAACAAGTCAGCAGCAAAAGGGGTTCAAAGGAGCCAATCTTTTAAACGGCTCTTTGATGTTAGCAGCTCCCTTCAAAGATCCTTAAGTCCCATCACTACAAATCACTCACCATTTTATTCGTCTTATCCTTCTGTCTCTTCACCCTCCTGTCCTCTCTCCTCTTGTCTTTCTTCAgagccacctccacctcctctctGAGCTGCTGCTCTCCACGCCTACCTCCTTCATCCCCTGTTTGTCCGTTCTGCTGCAGAAACTCCAGAAAGCCGTTGACATCCTCGTTGGTGTACTCTTTCTTCTTTCGATTGGGCTTCTTCACAGCAGAACTGCCAGCCTGAGTCCTCCTCAGAGGGTTCGTCTGGGAGCCTTGTGCAGCACTGGAACTgtgacctcctcctcttcctcctcttagcTGACCCCACGGAGTGGCTTCTgctggtttgtttttgtggaTGTTATTGGCCCTGGCCCACCTCGTCATGACTGCAAACAAAGACCTGATGCTAATTATCCCACAGCATTGCAGGCTAGACATCTTCACTATCTAAACTTGCAACCAcgcaacacacacgcgcgcgcgcacacacgcacacgcgcacttcTAAAGCATGATCTGTAAAGGGTGACGTTTAAGCGCTTTAAAtattagaacacacacacacacactctagatCTAAATAATCGACTACCGAGCCGACATTCAACAAACCTGATAGTTTTGAAGGATCTCGTGTCACAAAATGATTCAGGGTTTTAAACATATAATCTAACTGTGGTGTCAGTTAGTCAAACAAAGTCTGTGTTCTAGAGTATAAAATCAGCTGTACCTTATAAAGACGTTTCATTTGAAGTATATTTGAGATGTTAACAAGGCAGATTTATTGTAATAAAGATTAACTCAGACGGTGGATTAGTAATCTAGTTGTTCAAGCTGAGTTAGCTTTTAGCTAACCACCGAATGTTCCTGATTTTCGTTAAAAACACTTTAACAAAAACCTACACTAATATTCTTTGGTAAATTAAGTCTAAATTATCAAAGTAGCACCAAAAGCATTACCTTCAGCCGTTTGATCCCATGTGTTTCTATTTTTACCGGAAGTGATCAGTACCGCTTCTTCTTCCCCGGCCTCATTTAGCGTTGTAACAATGTCGTTTTGCGTGTTGTCGCCACCTACTGATCAAAGTGACACGACTCGAGGACAACGTTCAGTTGAGAATATACTTTTTATAGTAGCTAAACgtaaatatttattactttaaCCCATATGTTTTATTTGGTAAACGTTTGTGCCATCCGTTTAAATTTCCTGTCATTGTAACAAAACAGGATTCTTTTAGTGAACATCCAGATCTGTTTGTTCCACATTCATCATGACCGGTTGTGGATCTTTACCAGTAGCACAGTCAGCCAACCCTTCTGTCTTTTGGCAAAAGGACAAACCAAACCCTGAATGTCTATCTTTGTGCAACTTATTAACATTTGGAGAGATTTCAATAACAGATGTCACAGCTAATGTACATAAAAATAACTGTTTTGACAGCTATGGTGTGAGAATTCTGTCATTAACAACCCACACTCAAACCTTATGATACCTCTTGAAATCCCAATAATCTTCCTAAAACAACAGTAACTGCACTTTCTTCGTTGTTTGAAAGGTACATATTTGTACCAATTCTTTAAAAAGGTATAATTTCTGGTTATAATCTCTTTCACTAAAAAACAAGCAAAGCTATACTTCTCAAAACAGATTTCATAGTTTCACTGTTCACCATTTTGTAAGCACTGAAAGAAAGTTGTAAAAGAATTTGCTGGATTAGAAATAATTAAAGGGACTGTTAGGAAGTTTGaagttttatgctcgcgatctccACTCAGTCCtaacgcgtaactgcagcttAAAAAGTAAGTTTGTGCATGaggtgtgcatgctgtacgtgcacactccttaatgaaaataacagctgagacagtcccgtgtgtgtgtgtgtgtgtgtgtgtgtgtgtgtgtgtgtgtgtgtgtgtgtgtgtgtgtgtgtgtggcccggaggacagaagaacacagcaaattaatgaaAATAATGTgcttctgtctctgcagctgcattttctcgtcggccggcccaacgtgcagtgtgtgtgtgtgtgtgtgtgtgtgtgtgtgtgtgtgtgtgtgtgtgtgtgtgtgtgtgtgtgtgtgtgtgtgtgtgtggcccggtggacaggagaacacgcagctaattaattaaataatttggttctgtacctttctcttcagtacagccgacaaaggtttatgatgggtcagtcctcctgcatgctcagatcattcccttccctttcttgaaaaattgttccaaaatgaaagttgaacccacatcttttttatctgtgaattcaatgcctttcggcaagtctcaaataaaaatgtgggcatcttattactgtaaaaaaatgtatcattaatgtaaaaaaaaaaactccaaataacaaattatgttcacacccagaatcaaacccgagtTTTCTGTTTGTGAATTAGACACCTTACAAGATGAACTGAAGCGCCAGTGACAttcattgtatctgtaacatttatatccttgatgacagctgaaacaacgtcaatctaaAGAATGGTTTGGcacaaaatggctattttgttgcaaatgtgcaggaaatatctagaagaaagttctacagaaagtagctaagggtcctcatgtagctaggtttgtcactaggcgttaggaacagcgacaaagtggcactgcctctctctgctgctaaagctacggatagcaattgCTACGGGCTAtgactgagcgtgaacgcgcatgaagcagcctgctcgacctgagcatctctctttttctgtgattttacagaaaaataggcaatcacagtaaaaatgccagggctcattctacaggaccagggcattgcaggagaatgtatgaagaagaaatttattatttctatacatgttttggctgtcaaacttccttatagtccctttaacaataaattaataaaatgtgtTGACTAATTGATTATTTTTGAAAAGAGACATTGTACCCATAAATGTACAATTTTGTACTTTAATTTCTGAGTGTGTAGACAGTTGGTAAAGTAGCCACttggctgcacacacacacacacacacacacacacacacacacacacacacacacacacacacacacacacacacacacacacacacacacacacacacgcgcacacacacacacacacacacacacacacacacacacacacacacacacacacacacacaccgtttcaTCTCTCACTCAGACTGAttcagacatgtcagcctgaggACGGAGCCTGCAGCTCACAGCTGAATCCACTCAGTGGGATAACTGAACACCTGGAGCTTAAATCTTCTCAGCAAAGTTCATTTCCACAGAGAACATGCAGCTTTGGCTCTTTGTGGCACTTGTGCTTGCAGAAATTGTCAAAAATGGTGAGGAAGTCACACTCTAATGTGGTTTATACTGTTGGTAACAAACTGAGGATGTTTGTCTGCTTTTGTGATGCAGTGGCAATGCATATCTATCACTCAGAAGGTATGTTTTTATAAGAGATTTTATTCCTGGAACActgtttttatttgatttgtcagacaacacagtttttttttttggttggtttgtttgttttgactTGCTGTAACACAGAAATGTCCAGGCTAGATAATTGCTGTACCCTACTCACTAAGATTTGTTctacctttatttatttttaaatttaaaactATTTAAATTCATTTTACTGGTGATTATTTTTGTCGCATAGCTCCTCTACTAGTTTGAGGATTTCATTTCTGAAATGACAATATGATTCCTTCAGAGCTGAGGAGTGGTGTAACGTCACTTGTGGTGGAGCGAGACGTCATGCTATTGGTAACAAAATTGTACATCAAATATTTCTTTTGGTCTTTAAAAAAAGTGTTTAATtggattagtgtgtgtgtgtgtttggttaaaAAAATGTAACTTAATTGAAGCCCTGGCCTAGTGTCAATAAGTCAAACATTTTAAATGACTACATCATTTTGACTACATGTTTTTCCTCAGAAAAGGCCAAATCAAACAGATCTGAATTTTCCTCATCCTTGTGAAGAAGTAACACCGTATCGAAAGGTAAGTACTTAACAAAGTGAGCCACATCTGCAACATAATACAATGTTAACTCGGACTGCATTATTTTTCTTTAACTGGACAGTTTCATTTTTGCAAAACTGTCTCGGATAAATACATTTCAGTGCAACTGAACTCAAACGCACcatgatgtgttttatttttccacAAAGATACACAATCA
It contains:
- the zcchc9 gene encoding zinc finger CCHC domain-containing protein 9; this translates as MTRWARANNIHKNKPAEATPWGQLRGGRGGGHSSSAAQGSQTNPLRRTQAGSSAVKKPNRKKKEYTNEDVNGFLEFLQQNGQTGDEGGRRGEQQLREEVEVALKKDKRREDRRVKRQKDKTNKMLCFNCRKPGHGLANCPEADRDHEMGRGICYRCGSTEHEIQKCKAKVDPAMGEFPYAKCFICSQTGHLSRSCPDNPKGLYAQGGCCRVCGSVEHFQKDCPEHQAATNSVTLGWMSNNLSADLEDVHVPVKKAKPKQAKVVTF